From a single Onychomys torridus chromosome 9, mOncTor1.1, whole genome shotgun sequence genomic region:
- the Spry2 gene encoding protein sprouty homolog 2, translated as MEAGAQSGNGSQPLLQASHDSGRQRGEPDPRDALTQQVHVLSLDQIRAIRNTNEYTEGPTVVPRPGLKPAPRPSTQHKHERLHGLPEHRQPPRLQLWQVHSSRAPLSRSISTVSSGSRSSTRTSTSSSSSEQRLLGSSFSPGPAADGIIRVQPKSELKPGELKPLSKEDLGLHAYRCEDCGKCKCKECTYPRPLPSDWICDKQCLCSAQNVIDYGTCVCCVKGLFYHCSNDDEDNCADNPCSCSQSHCCTRWSAMGVMSLFLPCLWCYLPARGCLKLCQGCYDRVNRPGCRCKNSNTVCCKVPTVPPRNFEKPT; from the coding sequence ATGGAGGCCGGAGCTCAGAGTGGCAACGGGTCGCAGCCTTTGCTGCAGGCGTCCCATGACAGTGGCAGGCAGCGTGGGGAGCCGGACCCCAGAGATGCCCTTACCCAGCAGGTACATGTCTTGTCTCTGGATCAGATCAGAGCCATCCGAAACACCAATGAGTATACAGAGGGGCCTACTGTGGTCCCAAGACCTGGGCTCAAGCCTGCTCCTCGCCCCTCCACTCAGCACAAACACGAAAGACTCCATGGTCTGCCCGAGCACCGCCAGCCTCCCAGGCTCCAGCTCTGGCAGGTCCATTCATCCAGGGCCCCTCTGTCCAGGTCCATCAGCACCGTCAGCTCAGGGTCTCGGAGCAGTACAAGAACAAGTACCAGCAGCAGCTCCTCTGAACAGAGACTGTTAGGATCATCGTTCTCCCCCGGGCCTGCTGCTGATGGGATAATCCGGGTGCAGCCTAAGTCTGAGCTCAAGCCTGGTGAGCTTAAGCCACTGAGCAAGGAAGATTTGGGTCTGCATGCCTACAGGTGTGAGGACTGTGGCAAGTGCAAATGTAAGGAATGCACCTACCCAAGGCCCCTGCCGTCAGACTGGATCTGTGACAAACAGTGCCTTTGCTCAGCCCAGAACGTGATTGACTATGGgacttgtgtgtgctgtgtgaagGGTCTCTTCTATCACTGCTCCAATGACGATGAGGACAATTGTGCTGACAACCCTTGTTCTTGCAGCCAGTCACATTGTTGTACTCGATGGTCGGCCATGGGTGTCATGTCTCTCTTTTTGCCTTGCTTATGGTGTTACCTTCCAGCCAGGGGTTGCCTTAAATTGTGCCAGGGGTGTTACGATCGAGTGAACAGGCCTGGATGCCGATGTAAAAACTCAAACACAGTTTGCTGCAAAGTTCCCACTGTCCCCCCCAGGAACTTTGAAAAGCCGACATAG